A segment of the Streptomyces sp. Tu 2975 genome:
CCCGCGTACCGCCGGACGTCTTCCAGGAGTTCGGCCGCGGCGAGGGACGCGGCGGCCGAAGTCTCGACTCGCTCCAGGCCACGTACCGGCTCGGCGTCAGACTGGCCTGGCGGCGGTTCGCCGAGATCGGACAGCAGGTCGACATCGCCGCGCCCGCCATGTACGAACTCGCCGAATCCGGCTTCGAGTACCTGGACGGCCTCGTGGAACAGTCGGTACGCGGCTACGCCGAGGCCGCCGCCCGCCGCGCGGGTGAACGGCTGCGTCTGCAACGCCAATTGATCGACCTGCTGCTCGTGGAGCACCGCGGCGACCCGGCCGGGACACTCGCCGAACGGGCGGCCCGGATCAGCTGGGAGCTACCGGAAACCGTCGCCGTCGGCGTGCTGGTGCGCCCCGCCAGGGAAGCCGTCGCACCGGCCGTCGAGCAGGGCATCCTCCTCGACATGGAGAGCGAACAGCCCCGCATCGTCGTGCCGGAACCGTGCACCGCCGGCCGCTCCGAGACCCTGCGCCGTGCCACGGCCGGCTGGTCGGGCGCGATCGGCCCGCCGGTGCCGCTCGCGGCGGCCGCCAGGTCGCTGCGCTGGGCCGAGACGGCGGTCCGCCTCATCGAGAGCGGACTGCTGCCGGAAGGCGAGGTGCTGCACTGCACGGAGCGCACGGAGGAGCTGGTGTTACTCCCTTCCGGGGAGCTGATCGACGCGGCGGCGCGCCGCTGTCTGGCGCCGCTGCGCGACGCGGCCCCCACCCAGGCCCGCCGCCTGGCGGAGACCCTGCTCGCCTGGATGGAGACCGCGGGCGGAGCACCCGAAGTGGCGCACCGCCTCGGCATCCATCCCCAGACGGCCCGCTACCGGCTGCGGCAGATCCGCGAACTGTGGGGCGACGTGATCGACGACCCCGACCGCCGCTTCGAGATGCTCCTCGTACTGCGCGCCCAACGGCTGCGCGGGCAACTGGGGGAGGGCGGCGTCTGAGCGTGCGCCTGCCCGGCCCTCACGCCTCGCGCGTGACCCACGGGTACGCGCCTCACGTTCCGCCCATGACCCATCCGTAGGCGGCCTCCGCCGTGAACTCCCGCTGCCCGCCCTTGAACAGCAGGTCCGCCGCGAGGAACGCGGTGTCCTCGGCCGTGTCCTCGACGTACGGCACGGCGATGCACCGCATGCCCGCCGCGCGGGCGGCCGCCGCCCCCGGCGGCGCGTCCTCCACGACCACGCAGTCGCCCGGCGCCGCGGCCAGGCGCCGGGCCGCCTCCAGGAAGACGTCGGGCTCCGGCTTGCCGCGGCCGACCTCCTCCGCGGAGACGGTCACGGCGATGTACGCGGCGAGCCCTGTGACGGCGAGCACGGCCTCGATGGCGGCCCGTGACGACCCGGAGGCCACCGCCATCGGCACGCCCCGGGCCGACAGACGCTCCACGAACCTGCGCATCTGCGGAAAGACGTCCGTCGAAGCGCTCGCCAGCTCCAGGTAGACGCGGTTCTTCGCGGCCAGCAGCTCGTCGAGCGGCGCGTCGAGGGCATACCGGGCGCGCAGGATCTCCAGCGTCTCGC
Coding sequences within it:
- a CDS encoding PucR family transcriptional regulator, translating into MTRPAWSEVPKTQVDRFAAIALAGAQELAQEILGEIRREYPQLKLAGDESGEPIALVGIRRAIEGFVHNLASGTGRPRVPPDVFQEFGRGEGRGGRSLDSLQATYRLGVRLAWRRFAEIGQQVDIAAPAMYELAESGFEYLDGLVEQSVRGYAEAAARRAGERLRLQRQLIDLLLVEHRGDPAGTLAERAARISWELPETVAVGVLVRPAREAVAPAVEQGILLDMESEQPRIVVPEPCTAGRSETLRRATAGWSGAIGPPVPLAAAARSLRWAETAVRLIESGLLPEGEVLHCTERTEELVLLPSGELIDAAARRCLAPLRDAAPTQARRLAETLLAWMETAGGAPEVAHRLGIHPQTARYRLRQIRELWGDVIDDPDRRFEMLLVLRAQRLRGQLGEGGV
- a CDS encoding HAD family phosphatase — its product is MSTARTPSVIFDLDGTLVDSEPNYFEAGRRVLAAHGVLDFDWEQHQRFIGIGTRETLEILRARYALDAPLDELLAAKNRVYLELASASTDVFPQMRRFVERLSARGVPMAVASGSSRAAIEAVLAVTGLAAYIAVTVSAEEVGRGKPEPDVFLEAARRLAAAPGDCVVVEDAPPGAAAARAAGMRCIAVPYVEDTAEDTAFLAADLLFKGGQREFTAEAAYGWVMGGT